From a region of the Blastocatellia bacterium genome:
- a CDS encoding zf-HC2 domain-containing protein — protein MSDQQTQNNLQCPNEEVWFGYLEGTLDKERQQQMENHLLSCPTCRHTLVMVIKLVQPEISDEEQQELERLELAALTEQAKQLQARPAQIRPATIRPLTKPWVLRHWRIAASLLAAVALSALVWALLGNHSELDQGMQALRQAYTDERLLQARLTGGFPYAPYHAERNAASATGNQTALALAEQLLKSAVAKTNSAAAHHALGRYYLLSRQPEQALSALTQALSQQPTSAEIQCDIGVAYMQRADLSGALRAFDQALAHNPRLPEALFNRALCLQLLSRWSDARAAWQQYLAVDWSSAWAEEARQHLSAIPRH, from the coding sequence ATGAGCGATCAACAGACCCAGAACAACCTGCAATGCCCGAACGAGGAAGTATGGTTCGGCTACCTGGAAGGCACGCTGGACAAAGAGCGGCAACAACAGATGGAGAACCATCTGCTCAGTTGTCCCACCTGCCGACACACGCTGGTTATGGTGATCAAGCTGGTGCAACCAGAGATCAGCGATGAGGAGCAACAGGAGCTGGAGCGTCTGGAGCTGGCGGCACTAACTGAGCAGGCCAAGCAACTGCAGGCGCGCCCTGCACAGATACGCCCGGCTACGATCCGACCCCTGACCAAGCCTTGGGTCCTGCGGCACTGGCGCATAGCCGCATCGTTGCTCGCCGCAGTAGCCCTTTCGGCGCTAGTTTGGGCGTTACTTGGCAACCATTCTGAGCTGGATCAAGGGATGCAAGCGCTGCGGCAGGCTTATACCGATGAACGCCTGCTGCAAGCGCGATTGACCGGCGGCTTTCCCTATGCGCCGTATCACGCCGAGCGAAACGCTGCGAGCGCAACCGGCAACCAAACGGCGCTGGCGCTGGCTGAGCAACTGCTCAAGAGCGCTGTCGCCAAAACGAACTCGGCGGCTGCTCATCACGCGCTCGGACGATACTACCTGCTGAGCCGCCAACCGGAACAGGCGCTCAGCGCCTTAACGCAGGCTCTCTCACAACAGCCCACTTCGGCTGAGATTCAGTGTGATATAGGCGTCGCCTATATGCAGCGAGCGGACCTGAGCGGTGCGCTGCGCGCGTTCGATCAAGCCCTGGCGCACAATCCGCGCTTGCCCGAAGCATTATTCAATCGCGCGCTGTGTTTGCAACTGTTGTCGCGGTGGTCGGACGCGCGAGCGGCCTGGCAGCAGTACCTGGCGGTGGATTGGTCATCTGCATGGGCTGAGGAGGCCCGGCAACACCTAAGCGCGATTCCCCGTCACTAA